In one Cronobacter dublinensis subsp. dublinensis LMG 23823 genomic region, the following are encoded:
- a CDS encoding AI-2E family transporter, whose protein sequence is MLEMFAQWYRRRFSDPEAIALLGILVAGFCILFFLHGLLAPLLVAIVLAYLLEWPTSRLQRIGCSRGLAATLVLVLFIGIVLVMAFVVVPVAWQQGINLIRDIPGMLNKLSDFAATLPKRFPALMDAGIIDAIAENMRTRIITLGDSVVKYSLASLVGLLTLAIYLILVPLMVFFLVKDKEQLLSAVRRVLPRNRGLAGQVWEEMNQQITNYIRGKVLEMIVVGVATWIGFLIFGLNYSLLLSVLVGISVLIPYIGAFVATIPVVCVALFQFGMGTEFWSCFAVYLIIQGLDGNVLVPVLFSEAVNLHPLVIILSVVIFGGLWGFWGVFFAIPLATLVKAVVHAWPETSPGVEE, encoded by the coding sequence ATGCTTGAAATGTTCGCACAGTGGTATCGCCGTCGCTTCAGCGACCCGGAGGCGATAGCGCTACTGGGGATCCTGGTCGCCGGTTTTTGTATTCTCTTCTTCCTGCACGGTTTACTGGCGCCGCTGCTGGTTGCCATCGTACTCGCCTATCTACTGGAGTGGCCCACCTCCCGATTACAGCGTATCGGCTGTTCGCGCGGGCTCGCCGCGACGCTTGTGCTGGTGCTGTTTATCGGCATTGTGCTGGTGATGGCATTCGTGGTGGTGCCGGTGGCCTGGCAGCAGGGAATTAACCTGATTCGCGATATCCCCGGCATGCTTAACAAGCTCTCCGATTTCGCGGCGACGCTGCCGAAGCGTTTTCCGGCGCTGATGGATGCGGGCATTATCGACGCCATCGCTGAGAACATGCGCACCCGCATCATTACGCTTGGCGATTCCGTCGTGAAATATTCGCTCGCGTCGCTGGTAGGGCTGCTGACGCTTGCTATCTATTTAATCCTGGTGCCGCTGATGGTGTTTTTCCTTGTGAAAGACAAAGAGCAACTGCTGAGCGCGGTGCGCCGCGTGCTGCCGCGCAACCGCGGTCTCGCAGGCCAGGTGTGGGAAGAGATGAACCAGCAGATAACCAACTACATTCGCGGCAAAGTGCTGGAAATGATTGTGGTCGGCGTCGCCACCTGGATTGGTTTTTTGATTTTCGGGCTTAACTATTCGCTGCTGTTATCGGTGCTGGTCGGCATTTCAGTGCTGATCCCGTATATCGGCGCGTTTGTGGCGACTATTCCGGTCGTCTGCGTGGCGCTGTTTCAGTTTGGTATGGGCACCGAGTTCTGGAGCTGTTTTGCGGTCTATCTGATTATTCAGGGGCTCGATGGCAACGTGCTGGTGCCGGTGCTGTTTTCCGAAGCGGTGAATCTGCATCCGCTGGTGATTATTCTATCCGTGGTGATTTTCGGCGGACTGTGGGGGTTCTGGGGCGTTTTCTTTGCTATCCCGCTCGCCACACTCGTTAAAGCGGTGGTGCACGCCTGGCCGGAGACGTCACCCGGCGTGGAAGAGTAA
- the bepA gene encoding beta-barrel assembly-enhancing protease, protein MFRQLKTTLVATLIGATLAGSLAPAWAADPADSLPDMGTSAGSTLSIGQELQMGDYYVRQLRGSAPLINDPLLVQYINGLGMRLVAHADSVKTPFHFYLINNDEINAFAFFGGNVVLHSALFRYADNESQLASVMAHEISHVTQRHLARAMEDQKRNAPLTWVGALGSILLAMASPQAGMAALTGTLAGTQQGLISFTQQNEQEADRIGILVLQRSGFDPQAMPTFLEKLLDQARYSTRPPEILLTHPLPESRLADARNRANQMRPVVSQSSEAFYMAKVRTLGMYNSGRNQLTGDLLETLAKGNQREQHAAQYGRALQAMQDKRFAEARQQLEPLLRAQPGNAWYLDLATDISLGEHKAQEAIDRLKSAPDLKANPVLQLNLANAYLEGSQPAQAVTILNRYTFSWPDDTNGWDLLAQAQAALGNRDQELAARAEVMALLGKLDQAITLLSSASSQVKLGSLQQARYDARIDQLRQLQQRFRPYEKM, encoded by the coding sequence ATGTTCAGGCAGTTGAAAACGACACTGGTTGCAACACTTATCGGCGCCACGCTGGCAGGCTCGCTTGCGCCAGCCTGGGCCGCCGATCCGGCCGACAGTTTGCCGGATATGGGCACCTCGGCGGGCAGCACGCTCTCCATCGGTCAGGAACTGCAGATGGGCGACTATTATGTGCGTCAGCTGCGCGGCAGCGCGCCGCTGATTAACGACCCGCTGCTGGTGCAATATATCAACGGGCTGGGCATGCGCCTGGTTGCGCACGCCGACTCGGTAAAAACCCCTTTCCACTTCTATCTCATCAATAACGACGAGATTAACGCCTTCGCCTTTTTCGGCGGTAACGTCGTGCTGCACTCGGCGCTGTTCCGCTATGCCGATAACGAAAGCCAGCTCGCCTCGGTCATGGCGCATGAAATTTCTCACGTCACCCAGCGCCATCTGGCGCGCGCGATGGAAGATCAAAAGCGCAACGCCCCGCTCACCTGGGTAGGCGCGCTCGGCTCGATTCTGCTGGCGATGGCGAGCCCGCAGGCGGGTATGGCGGCGCTGACCGGCACGCTTGCCGGCACGCAGCAGGGCCTTATCAGTTTTACCCAGCAGAACGAACAAGAAGCCGACCGCATCGGCATCCTGGTGCTGCAACGTTCGGGTTTTGATCCGCAGGCGATGCCGACGTTCCTTGAAAAACTGCTGGATCAGGCGCGCTACTCGACGCGCCCGCCGGAAATTCTGCTCACCCACCCGCTGCCGGAAAGCCGTCTTGCGGATGCCCGCAACCGCGCCAACCAGATGCGCCCGGTGGTATCGCAATCCTCCGAAGCGTTTTACATGGCGAAAGTGCGCACGCTCGGCATGTATAACTCAGGGCGTAACCAGCTGACCGGCGATCTGCTGGAGACACTTGCTAAAGGCAACCAGCGCGAGCAGCACGCCGCGCAGTATGGCCGCGCCCTCCAGGCGATGCAGGATAAACGCTTCGCCGAGGCGCGCCAGCAGCTGGAGCCGCTGTTGCGCGCCCAGCCGGGCAACGCCTGGTATCTCGACCTCGCCACCGATATTTCGCTTGGCGAGCACAAAGCCCAGGAAGCGATCGACCGCCTGAAAAGCGCGCCGGACCTGAAAGCCAATCCGGTGTTGCAGCTGAACCTCGCTAACGCGTATCTGGAGGGCAGCCAGCCCGCGCAGGCGGTGACGATACTTAACCGCTACACCTTCAGCTGGCCTGACGATACCAACGGCTGGGATCTGCTGGCCCAGGCGCAGGCGGCGCTTGGCAATCGCGATCAGGAGCTGGCGGCGCGCGCCGAAGTGATGGCGCTTTTGGGCAAACTCGATCAGGCGATTACGCTGCTCAGCAGCGCCAGCTCGCAGGTGAAGCTTGGCAGTCTGCAACAGGCGCGCTACGACGCGCGTATTGACCAGCTCCGCCAGCTGCAGCAACGCTTCCGCCCTTACGAAAAAATGTAA
- the arsC gene encoding arsenate reductase (glutaredoxin) (This arsenate reductase requires both glutathione and glutaredoxin to convert arsenate to arsenite, after which the efflux transporter formed by ArsA and ArsB can extrude the arsenite from the cell, providing resistance.) → MSRDVTIYHNPRCSKSRETLNLLTERGIEPEVLLYLETPPDAATIKTLMQQLGFSHPRELMRTKEELYKTLNLGDASLDDAALIQAMVENPKLIERPIVVSRGKARLGRPPEQVLEIL, encoded by the coding sequence ATGTCCCGGGACGTGACGATTTACCATAACCCGCGCTGCTCCAAGAGCCGCGAAACCCTGAACCTGCTTACCGAACGCGGTATCGAGCCGGAAGTGCTGCTTTATCTGGAAACGCCGCCGGATGCGGCAACCATCAAAACGCTGATGCAGCAGCTGGGGTTTAGCCATCCGCGCGAGCTGATGCGTACCAAAGAAGAGCTTTACAAGACGCTGAACCTCGGCGACGCGTCGCTTGACGACGCCGCGCTGATCCAGGCGATGGTCGAGAACCCGAAGCTTATCGAGCGCCCGATCGTGGTGAGTCGCGGCAAAGCCCGCCTGGGCCGTCCGCCGGAGCAGGTGCTGGAGATCCTCTGA
- a CDS encoding DnaA inactivator Hda produces MNTPAQLSLPLWLPDDETFASFWPGDNPSLLAALQTMLRHDRSGYIYFWSREGGGRSHLLHAACAELSQRGDAVGYVPLDKRTWFVPEVLEGMEQLSLVCIDNIECIAGDELWEMAIFNLYNRILESGNTRLLITGDRPPRQLNLRLPDLASRLDWGQIYRLQPLSDDDKLQALQLRARMRGFELPEDVGRFLLKRLDREMRTLFLTLDQLDRASISAQRKLTIPFVKDTLGL; encoded by the coding sequence GCCGGGCGACAACCCCTCTTTATTAGCCGCACTCCAGACGATGCTGCGTCACGACCGCAGCGGCTACATCTATTTCTGGTCCCGTGAGGGCGGTGGGCGCAGCCATCTGCTGCATGCCGCCTGCGCCGAGCTGTCGCAACGCGGAGACGCGGTCGGCTACGTGCCGCTGGATAAACGCACCTGGTTTGTGCCGGAAGTGCTGGAAGGCATGGAGCAACTTTCGCTGGTGTGCATCGACAATATCGAGTGCATCGCGGGCGACGAGCTCTGGGAAATGGCGATTTTCAATCTCTACAACCGCATTCTGGAGTCGGGCAATACCCGACTGCTGATAACCGGCGATCGGCCGCCGCGCCAGCTGAACCTCAGGCTGCCGGATCTCGCCTCGCGCCTCGACTGGGGGCAAATATACCGGCTGCAGCCGCTCTCCGACGACGATAAGCTCCAGGCGTTGCAGCTGCGCGCGCGGATGCGTGGGTTTGAGCTACCGGAGGATGTGGGGCGGTTCCTGTTAAAACGCCTCGATCGTGAAATGCGCACGCTGTTCCTGACGCTCGATCAGCTCGATCGCGCATCGATCAGCGCGCAGCGTAAACTGACGATCCCGTTTGTGAAAGATACGCTCGGGCTCTGA